One window of Anaerolineales bacterium genomic DNA carries:
- a CDS encoding response regulator transcription factor translates to MPKHRVLLICSQHLFGESMEKILRAEADVELVGPWGLGEEVCSRITEASPDVVLIADDDSQSEAAASLTSAIMERNPNLPIIRARLAENVVRVHSTHILPASGADLLETIRNLPAISAGKSSDERSK, encoded by the coding sequence ATGCCAAAACATCGCGTCCTGTTGATATGTTCGCAACATCTTTTCGGCGAGAGCATGGAGAAGATTTTGCGCGCCGAAGCGGACGTGGAGTTGGTCGGTCCGTGGGGCTTGGGGGAGGAGGTCTGCTCGAGGATAACCGAGGCAAGCCCCGATGTGGTCTTGATTGCGGACGACGATTCTCAAAGCGAGGCGGCGGCAAGTTTGACATCCGCCATCATGGAGAGGAATCCGAACCTGCCCATCATCCGCGCGAGACTGGCTGAGAATGTCGTCCGGGTCCACTCCACGCACATCCTGCCCGCCAGCGGCGCCGACCTGCTCGAAACAATCCGAAACCTGCCTGCCATTTCAGCGGGCAAATCATCCGACGAGAGGAGCAAATAA
- a CDS encoding response regulator transcription factor yields MGRMRVMLADDHALFREGLAGIIASQPDMEVVGEANDGLEAFVKAQELKPDLILMDVQMPGTDGLDAARQIKQVLPETTIVMLTVRDDDEKLFEALKNGAQGYLLKEIRSQEMLAMLRGAMQNEAALSPALAGRVLGEFRRLSKHGIVNTDDDSGLTEREQQVLLKVAEGATDKEIAEALTISLNTVKTHIRNILSKLQVSSRREAAKVAKSKGLV; encoded by the coding sequence ATGGGTCGAATGCGCGTTATGCTGGCGGATGATCATGCCCTGTTCCGCGAGGGGCTGGCGGGGATCATCGCTTCGCAGCCCGACATGGAAGTGGTGGGCGAGGCGAACGACGGGCTGGAGGCGTTTGTCAAGGCGCAGGAACTCAAACCCGATTTGATCCTGATGGATGTGCAAATGCCAGGCACGGACGGCTTGGATGCGGCGCGTCAGATCAAGCAGGTTTTGCCCGAGACGACCATCGTCATGCTGACGGTGCGGGACGACGATGAAAAACTCTTCGAGGCCTTGAAGAACGGCGCGCAGGGATATTTGCTCAAAGAGATTCGTTCTCAGGAAATGCTGGCAATGCTGCGCGGCGCGATGCAGAACGAGGCGGCTCTTTCCCCTGCTTTGGCTGGGCGCGTGCTGGGAGAGTTCCGCCGCCTGAGCAAACATGGGATTGTGAACACGGATGACGACAGCGGCTTGACCGAACGCGAGCAGCAGGTCTTGTTGAAGGTGGCGGAGGGCGCGACCGACAAGGAGATCGCAGAGGCATTGACCATCAGCCTGAACACGGTCAAGACGCACATACGGAACATCCTCTCCAAATTGCAGGTCTCGTCGAGAAGGGAAGCGGCAAAGGTGGCGAAGAGCAAGGGGCTGGTGTGA
- a CDS encoding type IV pili methyl-accepting chemotaxis transducer N-terminal domain-containing protein, translating to MRPHAVYNGHAAASPNRKRWLNMFKSLQSKLTLLFTAFVLLVLVSVGATMWGLETQRQDALVINLAGRQRMLTQQMARLAFEVSAGEDTINASLQEVEQTFEQTLRALLDGGTAPYLSDADAALPLTRDPGIRSALNEVDLTWSEFRAALDMLQQTPRDDPSFDSTLQSIEEKSSTLVAQADEVVRLYEADSTAKINRLRVIQIGFFIGALVLLGVGAWVTRKSALEPLRELSRAANRLGENDLDSAVQVEGPEEMRRLSESFDSMRKSLRASRSELLEVLSTLEERVAQRTRELDALNEVSREIASQLDVKYVLNSVTDKARMLLNGDSAMLCLLDETKQDLLLKSISGIPSIETTDRMSTVNQASAVLTSPRALICSNAQCVGGCGLLTETHAASHAVAPLRIGDRVIGALCVSSSTTDHFTSESADMLTKLANTAAIALQNAQLYAQAERVATLEERQRVAAEMHDGLGQTLSYLGLMTDQTMEFLSGGQDETALERLRKTRETIEKAAGDVRHAINNLIDETSPSEIDLRGKLQSSVNEFGKGRLRVAWNAEASPRCSRQVAEQVLKVAREALKNIAHHADASQAVVRMGKNDGHYFVAVEDDGKGFDTSQPEPNGHFGLKIMQARAEHIGGQVKVESEQGRGTRVTLTWAMETRE from the coding sequence ATGCGACCACACGCGGTATATAATGGACATGCGGCTGCAAGTCCAAACCGCAAACGATGGTTGAACATGTTCAAGAGCCTGCAATCGAAGTTAACCCTTCTCTTCACGGCGTTTGTCCTGCTCGTGCTGGTTTCGGTCGGCGCGACGATGTGGGGGTTGGAGACGCAAAGGCAGGACGCGCTGGTGATCAACCTGGCGGGGCGCCAGCGAATGTTGACCCAACAGATGGCGCGGCTTGCCTTTGAGGTGAGCGCGGGGGAAGATACGATCAATGCTTCGTTACAGGAAGTGGAACAGACCTTCGAGCAAACCCTGCGCGCCCTGTTGGATGGCGGAACGGCTCCCTATCTCTCCGATGCGGATGCCGCCCTCCCGCTCACACGCGACCCTGGGATTCGTTCCGCGTTGAATGAAGTTGATCTCACCTGGAGCGAATTCCGCGCCGCGCTCGATATGCTGCAACAAACCCCGCGCGACGATCCATCGTTTGATTCAACCCTCCAATCCATAGAAGAAAAATCTTCCACGCTCGTTGCGCAAGCCGACGAAGTGGTTCGTTTATATGAAGCAGACTCCACTGCGAAGATCAATCGCCTGCGAGTGATACAGATCGGCTTTTTTATCGGCGCGTTGGTTTTGCTGGGCGTCGGGGCTTGGGTCACGCGCAAATCCGCGCTGGAACCGTTGAGGGAATTGTCGCGGGCGGCGAACCGCTTGGGGGAAAACGATCTCGATAGCGCGGTGCAGGTCGAAGGTCCAGAAGAGATGCGGAGGTTGTCTGAGTCGTTCGATTCGATGCGGAAAAGCCTGCGCGCGTCGCGATCCGAATTGCTGGAGGTGCTGTCCACGCTCGAGGAGCGCGTCGCGCAGCGCACGCGCGAACTCGACGCGCTGAACGAAGTCAGCCGCGAGATCGCCTCTCAATTGGATGTGAAGTATGTGCTGAATTCCGTGACCGATAAAGCGCGCATGTTATTGAACGGAGACTCTGCCATGCTTTGCCTGTTGGATGAAACAAAACAAGATTTATTGCTCAAATCCATCAGCGGCATTCCCTCCATCGAAACGACGGATCGCATGTCCACGGTGAACCAAGCCAGCGCGGTGTTGACCAGTCCGCGAGCGTTGATTTGCAGTAATGCGCAATGCGTCGGCGGGTGCGGCTTGCTGACGGAAACGCACGCCGCCAGCCACGCGGTTGCGCCATTGCGAATCGGCGACAGGGTGATCGGCGCGTTGTGCGTGAGCAGTTCCACAACGGATCATTTCACAAGCGAGTCGGCGGACATGCTGACGAAGTTAGCCAACACCGCCGCCATCGCCCTGCAAAATGCGCAACTGTACGCGCAGGCGGAGCGCGTGGCTACGCTGGAGGAACGCCAGCGTGTGGCGGCGGAGATGCACGACGGGCTGGGACAGACGCTCAGCTATCTCGGTTTGATGACCGACCAGACGATGGAGTTCTTATCGGGCGGGCAGGATGAGACCGCGCTCGAACGTTTGCGCAAGACTCGCGAGACGATCGAAAAGGCGGCGGGCGACGTGAGGCACGCCATCAACAACCTGATTGACGAAACGTCACCGTCCGAGATTGATTTGCGCGGGAAATTGCAGTCCTCGGTGAATGAATTCGGGAAGGGTCGTTTGCGTGTTGCGTGGAACGCGGAGGCGTCGCCCAGGTGTTCGCGCCAGGTCGCAGAGCAGGTACTGAAGGTCGCGCGCGAGGCGTTGAAGAATATCGCCCATCACGCCGATGCAAGTCAGGCTGTCGTGCGGATGGGAAAGAACGACGGTCATTATTTTGTCGCGGTCGAGGACGATGGCAAAGGCTTCGATACATCACAGCCCGAACCGAACGGGCATTTCGGTTTGAAGATCATGCAGGCGCGCGCGGAACACATTGGCGGACAAGTGAAAGTCGAATCGGAACAGGGACGCGGAACGCGCGTCACGTTGACGTGGGCAATGGAAACGAGAGAATGA
- a CDS encoding sulfite exporter TauE/SafE family protein, with protein sequence MIASFLLGLLGSLGHCVGMCSAIVFLFDRQPAFQNKFAWFLAHLGRLTTYSALGMVFGLFGQTLWSYGNLQAMLSILFAILAFYMASAFIGLTPSPELLFSNWIQLWGKWIRGYKPASLLSPYLLGLLWGLLPCGLVLTALITAAASKFALLGGLTMLVFGIATLPSLVAVKWLAAKSISRLWSRGLAALIMMTFGFQFAMRGFAGLGWVDHLMLGSFMFW encoded by the coding sequence ATGATCGCATCCTTTCTTCTTGGTTTGCTCGGCAGTCTCGGTCACTGTGTGGGGATGTGTTCCGCGATCGTTTTTCTCTTCGACCGGCAGCCCGCCTTTCAGAATAAATTTGCGTGGTTCCTTGCTCATCTGGGTCGTCTTACGACTTATTCCGCGCTTGGCATGGTTTTCGGCCTGTTCGGTCAGACCCTCTGGTCGTATGGAAACCTGCAAGCGATGCTTTCCATCCTTTTCGCGATCCTCGCCTTCTACATGGCATCCGCATTCATCGGATTAACTCCCTCTCCCGAACTTCTGTTTTCGAACTGGATTCAACTTTGGGGAAAATGGATACGCGGATATAAACCCGCTTCGCTCCTAAGCCCGTACCTGCTCGGCCTCCTTTGGGGACTGCTACCCTGCGGCTTGGTCCTGACCGCCCTCATTACCGCGGCTGCTTCCAAATTCGCGCTGCTCGGCGGGTTGACCATGCTGGTCTTCGGCATCGCCACCCTCCCCAGCCTCGTCGCCGTCAAATGGCTGGCGGCAAAATCCATCTCCCGCCTCTGGTCGCGCGGACTCGCTGCACTTATAATGATGACCTTCGGCTTTCAGTTCGCCATGCGCGGATTCGCCGGGTTGGGATGGGTGGATCATTTGATGTTGGGATCGTTTATGTTCTGGTAA
- a CDS encoding cbb3-type cytochrome c oxidase subunit I, whose amino-acid sequence MAGTKDDYRVCGVTTLKVDMHAERLIIANAVMAVVCLVLGGIAALLIALTRWQAVHLLDATWFYRLLTLHGIDMLVAWIVFFEMAGLAFGSTALLNARHAAPKLAWFGWGLMTIGGLLANGVVLFDPKSTVTFTAYVPLKAHPLFYLSYILFAVGALIQVITFFINLVVAKREKRFEGSLPLAVFGLMTAAILAVYTLLEGAVAIVPAFLWSLDVFPVYDPGIYRNFFWGFGHPAQQVNLAAMVAIWYMLAQMTVGIRPVNEKFSRLAFILYLFFINLGSAHHLLVDPGLSFAWKAVNTSYAMYLAVLGSMMHAFSIPAAMEIALRAKGHNKGLFGWLRNGPWNEPGFSGLVVSMILFGWIGGVTGVTIGTEQINMLAHNTLRLPGHFHATVVGGTTTAFMAFTYYVIPLIFRKELKLKKWAVWQPYVYGVGSALVSLGMITSGLQGVSRRNWDITFAGVVPGTVDLTLAIFGIGALIAVTGGIMYVTIVLVSILTGERKEATNMLLVAGNDNPLLESTKLTDHQMEDKQNQPKGTLVLVFAFLVWFAVYYLTNWWLLGRTWFIR is encoded by the coding sequence ATGGCTGGCACAAAGGACGATTACCGGGTCTGCGGCGTCACCACCCTCAAAGTGGATATGCATGCCGAACGCCTTATCATCGCCAACGCGGTGATGGCTGTCGTCTGTCTCGTCCTCGGCGGCATCGCTGCGCTTTTGATCGCCCTCACACGCTGGCAGGCCGTCCACCTGCTGGATGCGACCTGGTTCTACCGTTTATTGACCCTGCACGGCATTGATATGCTCGTGGCATGGATCGTCTTCTTTGAAATGGCCGGGCTGGCGTTCGGTTCCACCGCGTTATTGAATGCGCGCCACGCCGCCCCCAAACTTGCCTGGTTCGGCTGGGGTCTGATGACTATCGGCGGTTTGCTTGCCAATGGCGTCGTGCTGTTCGACCCGAAATCCACTGTTACGTTCACCGCCTATGTGCCGCTCAAGGCGCATCCCTTGTTCTACCTGAGTTACATCCTCTTCGCCGTTGGCGCGTTGATCCAGGTCATCACCTTTTTCATCAACCTCGTCGTTGCAAAACGCGAAAAGCGTTTCGAAGGTTCCCTGCCGCTGGCTGTATTCGGTTTGATGACCGCTGCGATTCTTGCCGTCTATACCCTACTCGAAGGCGCGGTCGCGATCGTGCCCGCCTTTTTATGGTCGCTCGACGTGTTCCCCGTCTACGACCCCGGCATTTACCGCAACTTCTTCTGGGGATTTGGGCATCCCGCCCAGCAGGTTAATCTTGCGGCGATGGTCGCCATCTGGTACATGCTCGCGCAAATGACCGTCGGCATCCGCCCGGTGAATGAGAAATTCTCGCGCCTCGCCTTTATCCTGTATCTGTTCTTCATCAATCTTGGTTCGGCTCATCACCTCCTGGTTGACCCCGGCCTTTCCTTTGCGTGGAAGGCTGTAAACACATCCTATGCCATGTATCTCGCCGTTCTCGGTTCCATGATGCACGCCTTCTCGATTCCCGCCGCGATGGAAATTGCCCTGCGCGCCAAGGGGCACAATAAAGGTTTGTTTGGCTGGCTCCGCAACGGTCCGTGGAATGAGCCGGGCTTTTCCGGCTTGGTCGTGTCCATGATCCTCTTCGGCTGGATCGGCGGCGTCACCGGTGTGACCATCGGCACCGAACAGATCAATATGCTTGCGCACAACACGCTGCGCCTGCCCGGTCATTTCCATGCCACGGTTGTCGGCGGTACCACCACAGCGTTCATGGCATTCACGTACTATGTCATCCCGCTCATCTTCCGCAAAGAACTCAAACTTAAGAAATGGGCGGTCTGGCAGCCCTATGTATATGGCGTCGGCTCGGCTCTCGTTTCTTTGGGCATGATCACCAGCGGCTTGCAGGGCGTGTCCCGCCGCAATTGGGATATCACTTTCGCGGGGGTCGTTCCTGGCACGGTAGACCTCACGCTTGCCATTTTCGGCATCGGCGCGTTGATCGCGGTAACCGGCGGCATCATGTACGTAACCATCGTGCTGGTCTCCATTCTCACCGGTGAGCGCAAAGAAGCCACCAATATGCTTCTCGTGGCTGGTAACGACAATCCTCTGCTCGAATCCACCAAACTCACCGACCATCAGATGGAAGACAAACAAAACCAACCCAAAGGCACATTGGTTCTCGTCTTCGCCTTCCTCGTCTGGTTCGCAGTTTATTACCTCACGAACTGGTGGCTTTTGGGCCGCACCTGGTTTATTCGCTAA
- a CDS encoding cytochrome C oxidase subunit II, which produces MLAPEKLWWKPMGRHEKTWLTVAFVWCVFLTVMMPLWYFMGKQNVPTETYRTTPAQFNETMLAFTEQYKVGEETVNGVTLPVVEAPPGSDVYLRASTWQWYPILQFQKGETYRLHISSMDLQHGFSLQPVNINLQILPGYDYVATIVPTTTGEFTIVCNEFCSLGHHTMIGKIIVK; this is translated from the coding sequence ATGTTAGCCCCCGAAAAACTCTGGTGGAAACCCATGGGTCGCCATGAAAAGACCTGGCTTACCGTCGCGTTCGTTTGGTGCGTGTTCCTTACTGTGATGATGCCGCTCTGGTATTTCATGGGCAAGCAGAACGTGCCCACTGAAACTTATCGAACCACGCCTGCGCAATTCAATGAGACCATGCTTGCCTTCACCGAACAATACAAAGTGGGTGAGGAGACCGTCAACGGCGTGACCCTGCCCGTTGTAGAAGCGCCTCCCGGCAGTGACGTGTATCTGCGCGCCAGCACCTGGCAGTGGTACCCCATTTTACAATTCCAAAAAGGCGAAACCTACCGCCTGCATATATCCTCAATGGATCTTCAACACGGTTTCTCGCTCCAGCCGGTCAACATCAACTTGCAGATCCTGCCCGGCTACGATTACGTGGCGACCATCGTTCCGACCACGACGGGTGAATTCACAATCGTCTGCAATGAATTCTGCTCGCTCGGCCATCACACCATGATTGGCAAGATTATCGTGAAATAG